The Paenibacillus sp. FSL H7-0357 nucleotide sequence GGGGATTCTCCGTTGTCTGCAATGGGTATTGCTGTAGCCGACAAGATTGAAGGACCGTATAAGGATCAGGGGATTATCCTGAAATCCGGCATGGCTGGTGTAGGCAATGACGGTGAAATTTTTGATGCTACCGTCAAACCGAATGTGGTTGACCCTGATGTGTTTTTTGATAAAGACGGCAAGCTGTGGATGGTGTATGGCTCTTATTCCGGCGGGATCTTTATTATGGAGCTGGATGCCGCTACCGGCTTCCCGTTACCGGATCAAGGCTATGGCAAAAAGCTGCTGGGAGCAAATCACGCCCGGATTGAAGGCCCTTATATGCTGTACAGTCCGGAAACCGATTACTATTATCTGTTTCTCTCCTACGGGGGACTGGACACCAAAGGCGGCTATAATATCCGCGTAGCGCGTTCCAAGAATCCTGATGGTCCTTTTGAAGACTCCGAAGGCAAAGCGATGATTGACGCCAAGGGCACGGCCGGCAAGCTGTTCGATGATCCGGCTTATTCACCTTACGGGGTGAAGCTGATCGGCAACTATAAGTTCATCAATAGTTCAACTGAGAATGCTGTAAGCGAGGTTGGCTACTTGTCGCCGGGACATAATTCGGCTTATTATGATGCGAAGAAGGAGGAATATTATCTGATCTTCCATACGCGTTTCCCTAACCGGGGAGAAGAACACGAAGTTCGAGTACATCAGATGTTCATGAACAAGGATGGCTGGCCGGTTGTCGCTCCTCATCGTTACAGCGGTGAGAAGATCGGGACTTATACTGCAGCGGAAGTCACCGGAGATTACAAATATGTGAATCATGGCAAGGACATTACAGCAAATACAGTGCAGTCGGAACTGATTCAGCTGGGTGGTGATGGTAAGATATCAGGAGCGGTAACGGGAACATGGACGATAAGCGGAGAACACAACGCTGAGCTGACAATAGATGGGACTGTGTACAGTGGTGTCTTCCTGCGAGAATGGAATGAAGCCGTTGAGGGCGAAGTCATGACGTTCAGTGCACTTTCTGCCGAGGGGATTGCTATCTGGGGAAGTCATGTCTCATCTGCAGCAGAGAGCAAATAAATCTATTATTATATATTTGGTCAAAAGCTCCAGCCCACTGTGAAGAACGGTGAGCTGGAGCTTTTTTCAAAAATATAAGCATTTATATGCTTCACGCTTATGATGAAAAAGCCTCAATGGCAATATGCCAATCCTCCTGTGTGGTTCAGTATTGTTACATTCCTGCTTTCATAGAATGTTCGTTTTGTGCT carries:
- a CDS encoding glycoside hydrolase family 43 protein — its product is MKKYTLTTLISLTLLAGCSGDGGTPQFNNVSVHDPSVIKVNNTYYVFGSHLASAKSKDLISWKQISSGVADGNVLIPNVTEELSQTLSWAQSDTLWAPDVIQLADGKFYMYYNACRGDSPLSAMGIAVADKIEGPYKDQGIILKSGMAGVGNDGEIFDATVKPNVVDPDVFFDKDGKLWMVYGSYSGGIFIMELDAATGFPLPDQGYGKKLLGANHARIEGPYMLYSPETDYYYLFLSYGGLDTKGGYNIRVARSKNPDGPFEDSEGKAMIDAKGTAGKLFDDPAYSPYGVKLIGNYKFINSSTENAVSEVGYLSPGHNSAYYDAKKEEYYLIFHTRFPNRGEEHEVRVHQMFMNKDGWPVVAPHRYSGEKIGTYTAAEVTGDYKYVNHGKDITANTVQSELIQLGGDGKISGAVTGTWTISGEHNAELTIDGTVYSGVFLREWNEAVEGEVMTFSALSAEGIAIWGSHVSSAAESK